TCTCGTTAACGATTTGGCAGATGGCCTGAGCGTATGGCTCGGTGGTGTACTCGGCCAACTCGGGAGCATCCATGCAGAGCACCACGTCAGCTCCATAGGCAATCAAGTCTTTTGCCTTCTCGGCTATGCCGCTGCCTGGGAAGATGGCGTAAACCTTTTCGTTAAGTGCATCGGCAAGATCGCGGGCTTTGCCAAGCAGCTCTAGCGATACGTGCTGTACCTTACCCTCTCTTTGTTCTATGAAGACGTAAACGCCCTTATATTGTGCTTTGTCCATTGCTAGCGTTTTAAAGGATAAACTTTTCTTTTAATTTTCTGATGATGATGCCAACAGCCTCTTCTGCATCCACCTCGTACTGCTCGCCAGGAGCCTTAACGCCACGGGTGAACGCCTTGTGAACGCGGGTAGGAGAGCCTTTTAGTCCAAGCACACCCTCTTCAACGTCGATGTTGTCGGCACCCCAAGTTTCCACTTCGCGGTTGTAGGCCTCTACCACACCTCTTACGCTCATGTAGCGGGGCTGGTTGGCCGATGATAGTACGGTAACAACGCATGGACTTTCAACTTCTAGAATTTGGAAGCCTTCTTCAGTCGCTCTACGTACGGTAAAGGTTTTGTCTCCGTCGAATTCGATCTGCTCGAGGTAGGTAACCTGTGGCAGGTCTAGGTGCTCGGCA
This genomic window from Acetobacteroides hydrogenigenes contains:
- a CDS encoding electron transfer flavoprotein subunit beta/FixA family protein, with product MKIVVCIKQVPNTTEIKINPTTGTLIRDGVASIMNPDDKSGLEMALELKEKHGAHVTVITMGPPQADAVLREAFAMGADRAILLTDRKFAGADTLATSHALAGALRKLEFDLLITGRQAIDGDTAQVGPQIAEHLDLPQVTYLEQIEFDGDKTFTVRRATEEGFQILEVESPCVVTVLSSANQPRYMSVRGVVEAYNREVETWGADNIDVEEGVLGLKGSPTRVHKAFTRGVKAPGEQYEVDAEEAVGIIIRKLKEKFIL